A single region of the Deltaproteobacteria bacterium genome encodes:
- the galE gene encoding UDP-glucose 4-epimerase GalE translates to MARLLVTGGAGYIGSHALRAILRAGHEAVVVDDLRAGRADFAQGAKLVVADIGDRAAMSALFAAHGKVDGVLHFAASLSVAESVAKPLLYYRNNVAGTANLLAECLAHGVRAFVLSSTAATYGHPERQPIVDATPQAPINPYGASKLMIERMLADVERAHGLRWTALRYFNACGADPDGGIGECHEPEIHLIPVALEAAAGLRPKLSLFGTDYPTPDGTCVRDYIHVTDLADAHVRAIEALLSGGPGGGYNLGTGVGRSNREVVEGVGRVIGKAVPYENAPRRPGDPPILVADASRFMRDFGWKPRHSDLDTIVRTAWAWLRSWKKLGGPEAP, encoded by the coding sequence TTGGCGCGACTTCTCGTTACGGGCGGCGCGGGATACATCGGGAGCCACGCACTGCGCGCGATTCTGCGCGCGGGACACGAGGCGGTGGTCGTGGACGACTTGCGCGCCGGCCGCGCGGACTTCGCGCAGGGAGCGAAGCTCGTCGTCGCCGACATCGGCGACCGCGCGGCGATGAGTGCGCTGTTCGCGGCGCACGGGAAGGTCGACGGCGTGCTGCACTTCGCGGCTTCGCTGTCGGTCGCCGAGTCGGTCGCGAAGCCGCTGCTCTACTACCGCAACAACGTCGCCGGCACGGCGAACCTGCTCGCCGAGTGCCTCGCGCACGGCGTGCGCGCGTTCGTGCTGTCGTCGACCGCGGCGACCTACGGGCACCCCGAGCGGCAGCCGATCGTCGACGCGACGCCACAGGCGCCGATCAACCCGTACGGCGCGAGCAAGCTCATGATCGAGCGCATGCTCGCGGACGTAGAGCGCGCGCACGGCCTGCGCTGGACGGCGCTGCGGTACTTCAACGCGTGCGGCGCGGACCCCGACGGCGGTATCGGCGAGTGCCACGAGCCGGAGATTCATCTCATCCCCGTGGCGCTCGAAGCCGCGGCGGGCCTACGTCCGAAGCTCTCGCTGTTCGGAACGGACTACCCGACGCCCGACGGCACCTGCGTGCGCGACTACATCCACGTCACGGATCTCGCCGACGCGCACGTGCGCGCGATCGAAGCGCTGCTCTCGGGCGGCCCGGGCGGCGGATACAACCTCGGGACGGGCGTGGGCCGCAGCAATCGCGAAGTGGTCGAGGGCGTCGGGCGCGTGATCGGGAAAGCGGTGCCGTACGAGAACGCGCCGCGCCGGCCCGGCGATCCGCCGATCCTCGTGGCGGATGCGTCCCGCTTCATGCGCGACTTCGGCTGGAAGCCGCGGCACTCGGACCTCGACACGATCGTGAGGACGGCGTGGGCGTGGCTGCGGAGCTGGAAGAAGCTCGGTGGCCCGGAGGCGCCTTAG
- a CDS encoding methylated-DNA--[protein]-cysteine S-methyltransferase gives MEVIHTAEFESPFGAMGCASTGRGLCFIELPRASGRGVAGWMRRFAPDARLTTGYAPNRAAIAQIQDYLAGKREEFRVELDLRATGFQIRVYAALLDVPYGEVRSYGEIARAIGEPSAARAVGAAVGDNPLPLVVPCHRVIESSGKLGGFAGGALLKKRLLALERGKHPGQGELL, from the coding sequence ATGGAAGTCATCCACACCGCCGAGTTCGAGTCGCCCTTCGGCGCGATGGGGTGTGCATCGACCGGCCGCGGTCTTTGCTTCATCGAGCTGCCGCGCGCCAGTGGCCGCGGCGTCGCGGGCTGGATGCGTCGCTTCGCGCCGGACGCGCGCTTGACGACCGGTTACGCGCCGAACCGAGCCGCGATCGCGCAGATCCAGGACTACCTCGCGGGCAAGCGCGAAGAGTTCCGCGTCGAGCTCGACCTGCGCGCGACCGGCTTCCAGATTCGCGTCTACGCCGCGCTGCTCGATGTCCCGTACGGCGAAGTGCGCAGCTACGGCGAGATCGCGCGCGCGATCGGCGAGCCGAGCGCCGCGCGCGCCGTCGGCGCCGCCGTCGGCGACAACCCGCTGCCGCTCGTCGTGCCGTGCCACCGCGTGATCGAGTCGAGCGGAAAGCTCGGAGGATTCGCGGGCGGCGCCCTGCTGAAGAAGCGCCTGCTCGCGCTCGAGCGCGGGAAGCATCCGGGGCAGGGCGAGCTGCTCTAG
- a CDS encoding aminotransferase class I/II-fold pyridoxal phosphate-dependent enzyme, whose amino-acid sequence MSDEKRRLGESTRSVHGGERQGKESTALTTPLHQTSTFWFRDSAEVREYAEGRLERDEYGRYSNPTWRAVERKICELEGAESAVLFASGMCAATTTFLALLPKRGHIVVTSDCYRRTRQFIRQYLSKLEVEATIIEPANVNALKSALRDDTVFFFTESPTNPYLRVIDLPEAARVAHERGVRVIVDSTFASPVNHAPLADGADLVIHSATKYLGGHNDLIAGVAAGSAEQIKPIRDAVGVLGGILDPGAAHLLLRGMKTLALRVQRHNENGLAVARFLKTHPKVRRVWYPGLASHPDHAVATRLMKGFAGVVTFEIEGDLDAAIRFVDGCKLPYIAPSLGGVESLVEMPVLMSYWDQPREERLRWGITDTLVRLACGIEDSADLIADLEQALARV is encoded by the coding sequence ATGAGCGACGAGAAGAGGCGGCTTGGCGAGTCGACGCGCTCGGTGCATGGCGGGGAGCGGCAGGGGAAAGAGAGCACGGCGCTGACGACGCCGCTGCATCAGACGTCGACGTTCTGGTTTCGCGACTCGGCGGAGGTTCGCGAGTACGCGGAGGGGCGGCTCGAGCGCGACGAGTATGGGCGGTACTCGAATCCGACTTGGCGCGCGGTGGAGCGGAAGATCTGCGAGCTCGAGGGCGCGGAGTCGGCGGTGCTGTTCGCTTCGGGGATGTGCGCGGCGACGACGACGTTTCTCGCGCTGCTGCCGAAGCGCGGGCACATCGTGGTCACGAGCGATTGTTATCGGCGCACGCGGCAGTTCATTCGGCAGTACCTGTCGAAGCTCGAGGTCGAGGCGACGATCATCGAGCCGGCGAACGTGAATGCGCTGAAGAGCGCGCTGCGCGACGACACCGTGTTCTTCTTCACCGAGTCGCCGACGAATCCGTACCTGCGCGTGATCGACCTGCCGGAAGCGGCGCGCGTCGCGCACGAGCGGGGCGTGAGAGTGATCGTCGACTCGACGTTCGCGTCGCCGGTGAATCACGCGCCGCTCGCGGACGGCGCGGACCTCGTGATCCACAGCGCGACGAAGTACCTCGGCGGCCACAACGACCTGATCGCGGGCGTCGCGGCGGGCAGCGCGGAGCAGATCAAGCCGATTCGCGACGCCGTGGGCGTGCTCGGCGGCATCCTCGATCCGGGCGCGGCGCACTTGTTACTGCGCGGGATGAAGACCCTCGCGCTGCGCGTTCAGCGCCACAACGAGAATGGCCTCGCGGTTGCGCGCTTCCTCAAGACGCATCCGAAGGTGCGGCGCGTGTGGTACCCGGGCCTCGCGTCGCATCCGGATCACGCGGTGGCGACGCGTTTGATGAAGGGCTTCGCGGGCGTCGTCACGTTCGAGATCGAGGGCGATCTCGACGCCGCGATCCGCTTCGTCGACGGCTGCAAGCTCCCGTACATCGCGCCGAGCCTGGGCGGCGTCGAGTCGCTCGTGGAGATGCCGGTGCTGATGTCGTACTGGGATCAGCCGCGCGAAGAGCGCCTGCGCTGGGGCATCACCGACACGCTGGTGCGCCTCGCCTGCGGAATCGAGGACAGCGCGGACCTGATCGCGGACTTGGAGCAGGCGCTGGCGAGGGTGTGA
- a CDS encoding sulfatase-like hydrolase/transferase, with protein MRLVLLLGELLAIVVAALLAGRLLSDPWRGRVQNVLKAWLTVRIFCLLFAHEVKDTDGTLVTTGALILRALKNIDAGTFALFCFAAAGIKFVGILASMQRWILMLRGQGIELPFRHVFGSFLIGRFIGTFLPSTLGLDGYTLYDAARFSGRNVETTAAKFLEKIIGPIGIFLSFLFALPFGMNLLYAHPEIFPTRDAANTAALAGAAVCIAVVGALLAVLWFPGIVQAVIVALPLPGKARLTSIVERVANAAGAYRNQKLLLLQALALSFVVHFTTAAMYYFTALAIGAAGAEFWPVVLGSTVQILATVLSPFTIAGEGIRELAQLLVLQHMIGPAAAVTSAALGFWAAEALTLLGGVFWWIRSADYKPAWCRVNGVLIDLGAPGFGGAPLGESPYATRATSTAAYGLGAGIVAGIVLALGEAIAIAQQGFGTEAQVLWYGPLAYAALFGVLCALGGLVLAAFPMDEAETRGWTPSLALLFTVVPVGLAISVFRLRRDVFLEQMPPLPVLAAVLAAFGALALLLFFVGPRVFRSAAGKLFSPPIALALLILVAGGGWIAAGQIAQPMQKSTPPAAAGALASRPNVILVMVDTLRADHLSCYGADFVQTPNLCRVATDGGTIFSGFSHASWTKPATASLLASLVPSSHQTMSKPSALPEDIDTVAEVMKSAGYATGAFVSNTNLTEAFGFAQGFDEYHYMGPDYLFGAVESSSKLVLYQIFRRVYFMFVPGLRFGDFYQDSEVMNGAAFEWLDRHAQSRFFLFMHYMDPHDPYFEHPYNGVGIDRATNQHPAASEAKRMQELYVGEIAYLDGNFGKFIEKLESLGIYENTVIALVADHGEEFHEHGGFWHGLTLYDEQIHVPLLVKWPKGSPLAATPDARSEPARIIDVAPTLLAQAGAKVPSAMQGIDLAVLPATRLPGEQMVFAEEDHEGNVLRAVRTKTWKWIEANPDNPRGLAERELFRVETDPGETSNIAAQEPGLAAEMSRQAVAFEEAAKAGKIGEAKAATISAEECEQLKQLGYVQDCAGAGEPH; from the coding sequence ATGCGCCTCGTTCTGCTGCTCGGTGAGCTCCTCGCGATCGTCGTCGCGGCCCTGCTCGCGGGCCGCCTGCTCAGCGACCCGTGGCGCGGGCGCGTGCAGAACGTGCTCAAGGCGTGGCTCACCGTGCGCATCTTCTGCCTGCTGTTCGCGCACGAGGTGAAGGACACCGACGGCACGCTCGTCACCACCGGCGCGCTGATCCTGCGCGCGCTGAAGAACATCGACGCCGGCACGTTCGCGCTGTTCTGCTTCGCCGCGGCGGGCATCAAGTTCGTCGGAATCCTCGCCTCGATGCAGCGCTGGATCCTGATGCTGCGCGGCCAGGGCATCGAGCTGCCGTTCCGACACGTGTTCGGCTCGTTCCTGATCGGCCGCTTCATCGGCACGTTCCTGCCGAGCACGCTCGGCCTCGACGGCTACACGCTCTATGACGCCGCTCGCTTCAGCGGCCGGAACGTCGAAACGACGGCCGCCAAGTTCCTCGAGAAGATCATCGGGCCGATCGGCATCTTCCTCTCGTTCCTGTTCGCGCTGCCGTTCGGCATGAACCTGCTCTACGCGCACCCGGAGATCTTCCCGACTCGCGACGCCGCGAACACGGCTGCGCTCGCGGGCGCCGCGGTGTGCATCGCGGTCGTCGGCGCGCTGCTCGCGGTGCTGTGGTTCCCCGGCATCGTGCAGGCGGTGATCGTGGCGCTGCCGCTGCCGGGCAAGGCGCGGCTCACGAGCATCGTCGAGCGCGTCGCGAACGCGGCTGGCGCCTATCGCAACCAAAAGTTGTTATTGCTGCAAGCGCTCGCGCTGTCGTTCGTCGTCCACTTCACGACCGCAGCGATGTACTACTTCACCGCGCTCGCGATCGGCGCGGCGGGCGCCGAGTTCTGGCCGGTCGTGCTCGGCTCCACGGTGCAGATCCTCGCGACCGTGCTCTCGCCGTTCACGATCGCCGGCGAAGGCATCCGCGAGCTCGCCCAGCTGCTCGTGCTGCAGCACATGATCGGGCCCGCGGCGGCGGTCACGTCTGCCGCGCTCGGCTTCTGGGCGGCGGAAGCGCTCACGCTGCTCGGCGGCGTGTTCTGGTGGATTCGCAGCGCGGACTACAAGCCGGCGTGGTGCCGCGTGAACGGCGTCCTGATCGACTTGGGCGCCCCAGGGTTCGGCGGCGCCCCACTCGGTGAATCGCCATATGCCACGCGGGCGACGAGCACAGCCGCGTACGGCCTCGGCGCCGGCATCGTGGCCGGCATCGTGCTCGCGCTCGGCGAAGCCATCGCGATCGCACAGCAGGGCTTCGGCACCGAAGCGCAGGTGCTCTGGTATGGACCGCTCGCCTACGCCGCGCTGTTCGGCGTGCTGTGCGCGCTCGGCGGCCTCGTGCTCGCGGCGTTCCCGATGGACGAGGCCGAGACGCGCGGCTGGACGCCGTCACTCGCGCTGCTCTTCACGGTCGTGCCGGTCGGCCTCGCGATCAGTGTGTTCCGCCTGCGCCGCGACGTGTTCCTCGAGCAGATGCCGCCGCTGCCCGTGCTCGCTGCGGTGCTCGCCGCGTTCGGCGCGCTCGCGCTGCTGCTCTTCTTCGTCGGCCCGCGCGTGTTCCGCAGCGCCGCGGGCAAGCTGTTCTCGCCGCCGATCGCGCTCGCGCTGCTGATTCTCGTGGCGGGCGGCGGCTGGATCGCGGCGGGGCAGATCGCGCAGCCGATGCAGAAGTCGACGCCGCCCGCGGCTGCGGGCGCGCTCGCGAGCCGGCCGAACGTGATCCTCGTGATGGTCGACACGCTGCGCGCAGATCACCTGAGTTGTTACGGGGCGGACTTCGTGCAGACGCCGAACCTGTGCCGCGTCGCGACCGACGGCGGCACGATCTTCAGCGGCTTCTCGCACGCGTCGTGGACCAAGCCAGCGACCGCATCGCTGCTCGCGTCGCTCGTGCCGAGCAGCCACCAAACGATGTCGAAGCCGTCCGCGCTTCCCGAGGACATCGACACCGTCGCCGAGGTGATGAAGAGCGCGGGCTACGCGACCGGCGCGTTCGTCTCGAACACGAACCTCACGGAAGCCTTCGGCTTCGCGCAGGGCTTCGACGAGTACCACTACATGGGACCCGACTACTTGTTCGGCGCGGTGGAGTCGTCGTCGAAGCTCGTGCTCTATCAGATCTTCCGGCGCGTCTACTTCATGTTCGTGCCGGGCCTGCGCTTCGGAGATTTCTATCAGGACTCCGAGGTGATGAACGGCGCGGCGTTCGAGTGGCTGGATCGCCACGCGCAGTCGCGCTTCTTCTTGTTCATGCACTACATGGACCCGCACGACCCGTACTTCGAGCACCCGTACAACGGCGTCGGCATCGATCGCGCGACGAACCAGCATCCCGCGGCGAGCGAAGCGAAGCGCATGCAGGAGCTCTACGTGGGCGAGATCGCGTATCTCGACGGCAACTTCGGGAAGTTCATCGAGAAGCTCGAGTCATTGGGGATCTACGAGAACACCGTAATCGCGCTCGTCGCCGATCACGGCGAGGAGTTCCACGAGCACGGCGGCTTCTGGCACGGGCTCACGCTTTACGACGAGCAGATTCACGTGCCGCTGCTCGTGAAGTGGCCGAAGGGCTCGCCGCTCGCGGCGACGCCGGATGCGCGCAGCGAGCCGGCGCGCATCATCGACGTGGCGCCCACGCTGCTCGCGCAGGCAGGCGCGAAGGTTCCCTCGGCGATGCAGGGCATCGATCTCGCGGTGCTGCCGGCGACGCGCCTGCCGGGGGAGCAGATGGTCTTCGCGGAAGAGGACCACGAGGGCAACGTGCTGCGCGCGGTGCGCACGAAGACGTGGAAGTGGATCGAGGCGAACCCTGATAACCCGCGCGGGCTCGCGGAGCGCGAGCTGTTTCGCGTCGAGACGGACCCGGGTGAGACGTCGAACATCGCGGCGCAGGAGCCGGGGCTGGCGGCGGAGATGTCGCGGCAGGCGGTGGCGTTCGAGGAGGCCGCGAAGGCAGGCAAGATCGGCGAGGCGAAGGCGGCGACGATTTCGGCGGAGGAGTGCGAGCAGCTGAAGCAGCTCGGGTACGTGCAGGACTGCGCCGGAGCTGGGGAGCCGCACTAA
- a CDS encoding SHOCT domain-containing protein produces the protein MATLACGASYSRVSLVDTPDLVVMLRSEKGGAARFAHPAQIEPERAVAVLASLDVRESAGDENTRRPALAPALARKLGPVLADALARADATQEVSLRALRRERKLGVFSRNFATRFIAFVDSEQRLQIHLVDADRELAAGEDTQLADPVATQSTHAIRTVPSAHAQVLGQRAVAVDFRAADFARAPSEREAGRGRTTILMDAPGSLAPVKRVPSELPSDPARLRALAELEEARRAGTISEAEYQRRRAELAQAEGS, from the coding sequence GTGGCGACGCTCGCGTGCGGCGCGAGCTACTCGCGCGTCTCGCTCGTCGATACGCCCGACCTCGTCGTGATGCTGCGCAGCGAGAAGGGCGGCGCCGCGCGCTTCGCGCACCCGGCACAGATCGAGCCCGAGCGCGCCGTCGCGGTGCTCGCGAGCCTCGACGTGCGCGAGAGCGCGGGCGACGAGAACACGCGGCGGCCCGCGCTGGCGCCAGCGCTCGCGCGCAAGCTCGGGCCCGTGCTCGCCGACGCGCTCGCGCGGGCGGACGCGACGCAGGAAGTCTCGCTCCGCGCGCTGCGCCGCGAGCGCAAGCTCGGCGTGTTCTCGCGCAACTTCGCGACGCGCTTCATCGCCTTCGTCGATTCCGAGCAGCGCCTCCAGATCCATCTCGTCGACGCCGACCGCGAGCTCGCCGCCGGCGAGGACACGCAGCTCGCCGATCCCGTCGCGACCCAGAGCACGCACGCGATTCGCACCGTTCCGAGCGCGCACGCACAGGTGTTAGGTCAGCGGGCGGTGGCCGTGGACTTTCGCGCGGCGGACTTCGCGCGCGCGCCGTCCGAGCGCGAGGCGGGCCGCGGCCGCACCACGATTCTCATGGATGCGCCGGGATCCCTCGCGCCCGTGAAACGGGTGCCGAGCGAGCTGCCCTCCGATCCGGCCCGGCTGCGCGCGCTCGCGGAGCTCGAAGAGGCGCGGCGCGCGGGCACGATCTCCGAGGCGGAATACCAACGCCGGCGCGCAGAACTGGCGCAGGCCGAAGGCAGCTAG
- a CDS encoding ferrous iron transporter B yields MVGSPNSGKTTLFNALTGLRARVGNYPGVTVERREGDATIDGHRVRVIDLPGTYSLKPLSPDEAVVSRVIRGEIADVPPPDGIVITLDACTIERSLALVAEALALGLPACVVVTMTDELRARGGELNLARLGTALGVPVVGVVGHRGLGLSELRRLLPHPHQWSRPPVPPPQGREDRRTWVASVLAAALVARPGRSATTEAIDRVVLHPVLGTLLFAAVMVFFFQLIFAWATPAMDAIDAALAAAADAARAVLPAGVLADFVADGVIAGVGSVVVFLPQILLLFTLLYFLEDVGYMARAAFVVDRAMGRIGLEGRAFVALLSSYACAVPGIMATRTIPSATQRLVTMLVAPLMTCSARLPVYALLIGAFVPAKQVFGPLGLQGLALLGLYVLGALGAFAAAAILGRTLVKADAMPFYLELPPYRMPPAKLVASQVWGAASRFLRRAGTIILAVSILLWALLTFPRVEAPAHLDEKQAAAYALEHSAGGRIGHALEPAIAPLGFDWKIGIGLVASLAAREVIVSTLAQIYSASGEDEAGLRAALANDRNRETGERIYTPGTVAALLVFFVFALQCTSTIATLARETNSWRWPAFAFVYLLALAYGASFVAYRLVNALNA; encoded by the coding sequence TTGGTCGGCAGCCCGAACTCGGGCAAGACCACGCTGTTCAACGCGCTCACCGGTCTGCGCGCGCGAGTCGGCAACTACCCCGGCGTCACGGTCGAGCGCCGCGAGGGCGACGCCACGATCGACGGGCACCGCGTGCGCGTGATCGACCTGCCGGGCACGTACAGCCTGAAGCCGCTCAGCCCCGACGAGGCCGTCGTGTCGCGCGTGATCCGGGGCGAGATCGCGGACGTGCCGCCGCCCGATGGCATCGTGATCACGCTCGATGCCTGCACGATCGAGCGCTCGCTCGCACTCGTGGCCGAAGCGCTCGCGCTCGGCCTGCCCGCCTGCGTGGTCGTCACGATGACCGACGAGCTGCGCGCGCGCGGCGGCGAGCTGAACCTCGCGCGGCTCGGGACAGCGCTCGGCGTGCCGGTCGTAGGCGTCGTCGGACATCGCGGCCTCGGACTAAGCGAACTACGTCGCCTACTCCCGCATCCGCACCAGTGGAGCCGCCCGCCCGTACCGCCGCCGCAGGGGCGCGAGGATCGGCGCACGTGGGTCGCGTCGGTGCTCGCCGCCGCACTCGTCGCGCGACCCGGCCGCAGCGCCACGACCGAGGCGATCGACCGCGTCGTGCTTCACCCCGTCCTCGGCACGCTGCTGTTCGCCGCGGTGATGGTGTTCTTCTTCCAGCTGATCTTCGCCTGGGCGACGCCCGCGATGGACGCGATCGACGCCGCCCTCGCCGCCGCCGCCGACGCCGCGCGCGCCGTGCTGCCCGCCGGCGTGCTCGCGGACTTCGTCGCCGACGGCGTGATCGCGGGCGTGGGCTCGGTGGTCGTGTTCCTGCCGCAGATTCTGCTGCTCTTCACCCTGCTCTACTTCCTCGAGGACGTGGGCTACATGGCGCGCGCCGCGTTCGTGGTGGACCGCGCGATGGGCCGCATCGGCCTCGAGGGCCGCGCGTTCGTGGCGCTGCTCTCGTCGTACGCGTGCGCGGTGCCGGGCATCATGGCCACGCGCACGATCCCGTCCGCGACGCAGCGGCTCGTGACGATGCTCGTCGCGCCGCTGATGACCTGCTCCGCGCGGCTTCCCGTCTACGCGCTGCTGATCGGCGCCTTCGTGCCGGCGAAGCAAGTGTTCGGCCCGCTCGGCCTGCAGGGGCTCGCGCTGCTCGGCCTCTACGTGCTGGGCGCGCTGGGCGCGTTCGCCGCGGCCGCGATCCTCGGCCGCACGCTCGTGAAGGCCGACGCGATGCCGTTCTACCTCGAGCTGCCGCCGTACCGAATGCCGCCCGCGAAGCTCGTCGCGTCGCAGGTGTGGGGCGCCGCGAGTCGCTTCCTGCGCCGCGCGGGCACGATCATCCTCGCGGTCTCGATCTTGTTGTGGGCGCTGCTCACGTTCCCGCGCGTGGAGGCGCCTGCGCATCTCGACGAGAAGCAGGCCGCGGCCTACGCGCTCGAGCACAGCGCGGGCGGTCGCATCGGCCACGCGCTCGAGCCCGCGATCGCGCCGCTCGGCTTCGACTGGAAGATCGGCATCGGCCTGGTCGCGAGCCTCGCCGCGCGCGAGGTGATCGTCTCGACGCTCGCGCAGATCTACTCGGCCTCGGGCGAAGACGAAGCGGGCCTGCGCGCAGCACTCGCGAACGACCGCAATCGCGAGACGGGCGAGCGGATCTACACGCCGGGCACCGTCGCCGCGCTGCTCGTGTTCTTCGTGTTCGCGCTGCAGTGCACCTCGACGATCGCGACGCTCGCGCGCGAGACGAACTCGTGGCGCTGGCCCGCCTTCGCGTTCGTGTACCTACTCGCGCTGGCGTACGGCGCGAGCTTCGTCGCGTATCGCCTGGTGAACGCGCTGAATGCGTAG
- a CDS encoding ferrous iron transport protein A, which yields MPGLKDGQPLTLDLLPLGESATVASVDSDAALAERLEDLGFVPGTVVVVRRRAPLGDPRVYELRGSQLCLRANEARAVRVTRG from the coding sequence ATGCCCGGTCTTAAGGATGGACAGCCGCTGACCCTCGACCTGCTCCCCTTGGGTGAGTCGGCGACCGTCGCGTCCGTCGACAGCGACGCCGCGCTCGCTGAACGCCTCGAAGACCTCGGCTTCGTGCCCGGCACCGTCGTCGTCGTGCGGCGCCGCGCGCCGCTGGGGGACCCGCGCGTGTACGAGCTGCGCGGGAGCCAGCTCTGCCTGCGCGCGAACGAGGCGCGTGCGGTTCGGGTGACGCGTGGCTAG
- a CDS encoding NAD(P)-dependent glycerol-3-phosphate dehydrogenase: MSQRVAVLGGGSFGTCLALLAARAHDVTLWTRDAEAARVMQRERRNPRYLSDFALPERVRVTTDLADAVAGAQLVVCAIPSHGVREVMRGAGAHMAHDAYVVSTVKGIEVETSLLMHDVLAEVLPEPLRTRVVALSGPSFAREVAAGKPTAVTLACAEEAHAIAVQRALSSPTFRCYTHKDIVGVEVGGALKNVVAIAVGMSDGLGTGLSARSALMTRGLHEIARLGIALGADSLTFLGLSGMGDLILTCTGDLSRNRTVGLELARGRSLAEITQSMNEVAEGVRTTYAACRLAAKLGMEMPIATGLRAVLDGQITPAQAGLRLMSRRLKAESEGLEG, encoded by the coding sequence TGGCGGCGCGAGCGCACGACGTGACGCTGTGGACGCGCGATGCGGAGGCTGCGCGCGTGATGCAGCGCGAGCGCCGCAACCCGCGCTACCTGAGCGACTTCGCGCTGCCCGAGCGCGTGCGCGTGACGACGGACCTCGCGGACGCCGTCGCCGGCGCGCAGCTCGTGGTGTGCGCGATTCCGAGCCACGGCGTGCGCGAGGTGATGCGCGGAGCCGGCGCGCACATGGCGCACGACGCGTACGTGGTCTCCACCGTGAAGGGCATCGAGGTCGAGACCTCGCTGCTGATGCACGACGTGCTCGCGGAAGTGCTGCCCGAGCCGCTGCGAACCCGCGTCGTCGCGCTCTCGGGACCGTCGTTCGCGCGCGAAGTCGCCGCGGGCAAGCCCACCGCGGTAACGCTCGCGTGCGCCGAGGAAGCCCACGCGATCGCGGTGCAGCGCGCGCTCTCGTCGCCCACGTTCCGCTGCTACACGCACAAGGACATCGTGGGCGTGGAGGTGGGCGGCGCGCTGAAGAACGTCGTCGCGATCGCGGTCGGCATGAGCGATGGCCTCGGCACCGGTCTCTCCGCGCGCTCGGCGCTGATGACGCGCGGCCTCCACGAGATCGCGCGGCTCGGCATCGCCCTCGGCGCCGACTCGCTCACCTTCCTCGGACTCTCGGGGATGGGCGACCTGATCCTCACCTGCACGGGCGACCTCTCGCGCAACCGCACCGTCGGCCTCGAGCTCGCGCGCGGCCGCAGCCTCGCCGAGATCACGCAGAGCATGAACGAAGTGGCCGAGGGCGTGCGCACCACCTACGCCGCCTGCCGCCTCGCCGCCAAGCTCGGGATGGAGATGCCCATCGCGACGGGCCTGCGCGCCGTGCTCGACGGCCAGATCACGCCCGCCCAGGCCGGCCTGCGCCTGATGTCGCGCCGCCTCAAAGCCGAGAGCGAGGGGCTCGAGGGCTGA